The following is a genomic window from Amycolatopsis acidiphila.
TTCGACCATCGCGGTGGTCATCTCGGTGTCGATGCCGCCGGGGTGCACGGTGTTGCACCGGATTCCATACGGGCCGAGTTCCGCGGCAAGTGACGCGCTCAGCCCGCGCAACGCCATTTTCGCCGCGACGTAGTGCGCCAGCCGCGGCACCGGTTTGATGCCGACGCCCGAGCTGATCAGCACCAGTGCCGAACCGGCTCCGCGCTCGATGAGCCGGGGCACGGTCGCGTGGCAGGTGTGGAAGACCCCGGTGAGGTTGATGTCGATCATCGTCTGCCAGTGCGCCGGCGGCAGTTCCCAGGTCAGGTGGAACCCGTCGGTGATGCCCGCGTTCGCGATCACGTAGTCGATCCCGCCGAGCCTGCCGGCGGTCTCGTTGGCTGCCCACACCAGTGAATCGTGGTCGCGAACGTCCACTTCGAACACTTCGGCCCGGCGGCCGAGCGCCCGGATCTCCGCCTGGGTGGCTTCGAGATCGTCGATCGTCGCGGTGCGGTACGGCGGGTTCTCCACCTTGCCGGCACGGCCCAGGTCGACCAGTGCGACGTCCGCGCCCTCGGCGGCGAGCCGCATGGCGTGACTGCGGCCCTGCCCGCGCCCGGCCCCGGTGACGAACGCGACCTTGCCTTCGAACCGCCCGCTCATGCCTGCTCCAGCAGGTGCTCGGCGCTCAGGTAGGCCAGCGCCTGGATCGTCTGGTTCGGGTTGTACCCGCCGTAGCTGACGAACTGCCCGCCACCGACCGCGTACAGGCCGCGGCATTCGTGCACCTCGCCGTACACGTTCGTGACCGAGGTCGCCGGGTCCTCGCCCATGCGGTGCACGCCGACGTCGTGCGTGGACAGGTGGTACGGCGGCCGTGGCTCGTCCATCCAGTAGTCCTTCGCGCCCATCTCCCGGGCGATCTTCTCCTTGTAGCGGCCCATGAGCGTGACCGAGTTGGCGTCGTGCGGCTCCCAGTCGTGGGTGATCCGCAGCGCGGGCTGGCCCCAGCGGTCCTTGACGTTCGGGTCGAGGTCGCAGTAGTGCCGGGGGTGCGGGAAGTTCGTGGTCTGCGAGTACATCCGGTGCAGGTGCCGGTAGTTGTCCCGCAGCCAGTGCTTGAGCGACAGGCCCCACTTCGGCACCCTCGGGTCCATCAGGTGGTAGGCCTCGATCGGCTGCAGGTCCCCGGTGACGCTGATGATCGGCGAACCCCAGAGCACGCCGAGGTCGTTGTCCGGCACCAGTTCCGAGGTGTAGTCGTCGACCGCGCTGGAGGCGTTGAACGTGCCGAGGAACGGGTTCGTCGGCTCCGGCAGGATGGAGGTGAACCAGCCGAAGTTGTGCGTCATGAAGTTCCGGCCGACCTGGCCGTCGCGGTTGATCCCCGAGACCAGCAGCAGGCGCACGTTCTCCAGCGCGTACGCGGTCAGCACCACCAGGTCGGACCGGACCTCGTGCGTGGTGCCCGCACCGTCCACATAGGTCACTCCGGTGACCCGGGAACCGTCGTTGCTCCGGTGGATCCGCAGGACCCGGCTCAGCGGGCGTAGGTCGAGGTTCCCGGTCGCCTTGGCGGCCGGCACCGAGGTGACCTGTGTGGTCGACTTCGCCTTGACGTGGCAGGGATAGCCGTGGCAGAACCCGCAGTTCACGCAGGCGGGCCGGCCGCGGTACTCGACCGAGTTGATCGCCAGCGGCTGCCGGAACGGGTGCAGCCCGAGGCGCCGGGCCGCCTCGACGAACGGCACGTCGCCCGGCCCCTGGGTGACCGGCGGCATCGGGTAGTCGTGCTCGCGTGGTGGTCCGAACGGGTTGTCCGCAGCCCGGCCCGAGATGCCCTGTTCCCGCTCGACCTTCTCGTAGTACGGCTCGAGATCGGCGTAGCTGATCGGCCAGTCCGCCAGGGAGCCCTCCGGCAGCGCCTCCTTGCCGAACCGCTCGGCGATCGCCGAGCGCATCCGGAAGTCGGATTCCCGGAACCGGTATGCGGCAGCGCCCCAGTGGAGCGTGCCGCCGCCGGTGCCGATGGAGGGCAGGCCGTACAGCGGCTCGTCCGAGCCGAGCTCGCCCGCGGACCACGGCAGTACGCGTGGGGTCTCGTTCTCGCCGGCCCGCCAGGTCACCGGGTCGACGTCCACCCCGGCGACGATGGCGCCGCGCTGGTAGTACCGCAGCTCGTCCTGCTTGACCAGGAAGTCCTCCTGGGTGTAGTCCGGGCCCTTGTCCAGGCCCAGCACCCGCAGTCCCGCCTTGGTCAGCTGCTCGGCGATGATGCCGCCGGACGAGCCCATCCCGACGACGATCGCGTCGAACCGCTCGGTCACCGCCCGCCTCCGATCCGCGCGTACAGGTCCTTGATGGTGAGCAGCGGGATCTCCCGGGAGTCGACGCCCGGCCGCATCTGCTCGGCCGAATAGCCCCACTGCGCCCCCGGGAAGCCGACGAGCTTCCAGCCGGCGAGGTCGCGGTTGCCGCCGTACGCCGGGTCGCCGAAGTACCCCTGGACGGTGTGCTCGCGCACGATCCGGAAGAACCTCCCGGCGAAGTCCGGGCTTTCCGCCAGCGTGGCCACGAACTCGCGCCGTGCTCCGGCGTCGAGATCCGAGAAGGTGACGTCGCCGCTCAGCTCGCGCAGGGCGGTCAACCCCGCGCGGTAGACCGGTTGCAGGTCACGCAGGAACCCGGCCAGCGAGCGGTCGATGTACTCGACGACACCGGCTTCGCTCGCCCCCGGCGAACCCTCTTCGCCGGGCAGGATCTCCTCGACCAGCGCGTCGAGGACGGCCGCTTCCTCGCGGTTGAGGAACAGCAGTGGGTGGTCCATCTCGTCCTTCTCCGGTGTTTCAGGAACCGACTCGGGCCTTGGCCCTGGCCTCGACCAGCGGGCGCAGGTACTCGATGGAGGTGCGCGCGTCCTCGTCCGGCTCGATGCCACGACGGTGGAAACCCGTCTCCATCGTCAGGTAGCCGTCGTAGCCGGTGTCGAGCAGGGCGTCCACAAGGGACGGGAAGTCGCCGACGCCGGAACCGGGCGGGAGGCGGTCGCTGTCGGCGATGTGGATGTGCTTGAGGTTCTCGCCCATCTTGTGCACGTAGTCGCTGAGCACCTCGCGCCGGTACAGCACGTGGAAGGTGTCGAACATGAGCTTCACGTTGTCCCGGTTGACGTCCTCCATCAGCTCGATCGCGTCGTCGGCGCTCTCACAGAGGTTCGTGTCGTGGGAGGTCGGCTCGATGACCAGCGTGACGCCGGTGTGCGCGATCGAGTCGGCGATCTCGGTGAGGCACTCGCGGGTCCACTTGAGCGCCTGCCGCCGCGAGGTGCCGAAGATGATCCAGCCGGGCAGGTAGATCAGCGTCTTGCCACCCCACTGCGCGGTCAGCTCGGCGAGCTCCTTGTAGTGCTCGATGGTCGCCCGGCGTTCCTCGGCGATGGGGGAGGCGGGGTTGTTGCCGGGACCGCCGGACGGCGCGGGGAGCATGCTCGACAACGAGAGCCCGTGCTCGTCGAGCAGGTCCTTGACCTGGGCGCGCCGGCCGGCCGACAGGTGCGACGGGTAGGCGTGCGGGGCGGCGGCGCCGATCTCGATGCCGTCGTAGCCGAGCCGGGCGATGCGCTTGATCGTCTCGTCGAGCGTGTAGGAGGGCACCCAGACGAAGAAGCTGGAGTAGGCCCAGGTGTTGTACGAGATCTTCACTTCGGTTGTTTCCCTTTCTTGTTACTGCGGCGGCCGGCCGAGGAACTGCTCGACGTTGGCGCGGTCGATGAGGGTCGATTCGAGCTTGATCCGGGGTGCGAGCGGTTCGCCCGCGCAGAGTTTCGCAGCGGCGATCGCGGCTTCCTTGGCCACGAGCGGGTAACCGACCGTGGCGGTGAGCGAGCCGGCGGAGATCCGCTTCAGTGCGTCGGCCTCACCGTCCACACTGAACACCTTGATCTCATTCTGCCGCCCGGCCTCCCGGATCGCCTGCAGCGCACCGAAGGTCATCTGGTCGTTGTGCGAGTACACCGCCTGGATCTGCCCGTGCGGGAAGCGCTGCAGCAGGTCCTCCATGACCTTGAGCCCGTCGGCGCGTTTGTAGTTGGCCGTCTGGGTCGCGATGATCCGGACGCCGGAACCCGCGATGCCCTGCCGGAAGCCGGCGCCGCGGGTGATGGTGGGGGAGGCGCCCAGACTGCCGGACAGCTCGACGACCCCGCCGTGGCCGCCCAACGCCTGGACGACGGCCTTTCCGTCGGTGACCCCGGCTTCGATGTTGTCGGAGCCGATGTAGCTGGACACGTCGCCGTCCACCTGCCGGTCGGCGGTGATCACCTTGACCCCGGACTGGGTGGCCCTGGCGACGATCCCGCGCAGGGCGGCGGTGTCCTGCGGCGAGATGACCAGGACTTCCACGCCTTTGGCCAGCATGTCGGACACCTGGTTGACCTGGGCTCCCGCGTCGCCCTGGGCGTCGGCCACACTGACCTTCATGCCCGGCAGGAACTTCCGCGCGAAGTCGGGGAACATCTGGGTCGTCTTCGCGCCGTAGGGAAAGGCCGTGCTGTTCCAGGAGACGCCGACGGAACAGCGCACGGTGGACGGATCGGCGTGCAGGACCAGCTGGCCCTGACATTCGGCGTCGCAGTAGACGCTGGGCGCCAGCCGGTCGCCGAGCTCCTCGGTCACCGAGATTTCCTCGTGTGGGACCGTCGTGCAGCCCGCGGCGAGCAGCGCCAGGCTCAGCACCGCCAGCCGGGCCTTCACGACCGGCCGCCCTTGCGGCGCCGGACCGCCTGCACGGCCAGCAGCACCGCCACGAGGATCACCGCGCCCTTGACGATCTGCTGGTCGAACGGCGAGACCCCGATCAGGTTCAGCACGTTGGCCAGCACCGCGAGCAGCAGCGCGCCGAACACGGTGCCGACCGCGCCGCCGATGCCACCGGCGAGGCTGGTCCCGCCGATCACCACGGCGGTGATCGCGTCCAGGTTGGACAGTGCGCCCGCGGTGGGGTCGCCCACGCCGAGCCGGGCCGCGCTCATGATGCCGGCCAGCCCGGCGCACAGACCACTGACGGCGTAGGCGATCACCAGCGTGCGGCTGGTGCGCACCCCGGAGAGCCGCGCCGCCTCCAGGCTGCCGCCGATCGCGTAGAGGAACCGCCCGAACGGCAGGTAGCGCAGGGTCAGCACGCCGATCACCGAGACGAGGAGGAAGATCACGAACGGCCCGGGGATCCCGAGCACGTCACCGCTGCCCATCAGGGTGAAGAACCCGTCGCCGTTGTCGAACGACTTCGGCCCGCCGTTGGTCAGGCGCAGCGACAGGCCCTGCATCGCGACCATCGTCGCGAGCGTCATGATGAACGGCTGCACACCGAACCGGGCGACGCCGAGGCCGTTGAGCACCCCGACGCCCGCGCCGACCAGCAGCGACAGCACGATCGCGAGGGGCAGGACCATTCCGGCGTCGAGGAACAGCGCTGTGGTGACCCCGGTCAGGGCGAGGGTCGCGCCGACCGACAGGTCGATGCCGCCGGTGAGGATCACGAACGTCATGCCGATCGCGATCACCCCGACGACCGCGGACTGGCGGCCGACGTTGAGCAGGTTGGTGGGCTGGAAGAACAGCGGTACCGCGATCGCCACCACGGCGATGACGACGGCGGCGATGAGCAGCGGCAGCCAGTTGCGCCGCACCCGCGGGGTCAGGGCCGGCATCCGGCCGACTTCGATGGCCACGGCTATCGCCCTCCAACGGCGTGAGACATGATTTCCTCCTCGGTGGCGGTGCCACCGGGCAGTTCGGCGGTGACTTCGCCGTGGTGCATCACGAGAATCCGGTCGGACAGCGCCAGCACCTCGGGCAGTTCCGAGGAGATGACGACGATCGCGAGGCCCTGCGCGCACAGTTGCCGGATCAGGGTGTAGATCTCCTGCTTGGCGCCGATGTCGATGCCGCGCGTGGGTTCGTCGAGGATCAGCAGGTCCACGCCCGCCTCGAGCCATTTGGCGAGGACGACCTTCTGCTGGTTGCCGCCGGAAAGCGTGCCGACCGGCGCCAGCGGTCCGGGCGTCTTGATGCGGAGCTTTTCGATGTACCGCCGCGCCACGGCGTGGTCGGCCGCGGGACGGACCGTGCGGCGCCCGCGTTTGAGCAGGCTGACCAGCGAGATGTTGGTGGCGCAGGACTGACCCACGACGAGCCCCTGAGTCTTGCGTTCCTCCGGCACGAGACCGATCCCGGCCTTGATCGCCTGTAGCGGGTCGGTGATCCGCACGGGTTCTCCGTGCAGCCGCACGGTTCCGGTGTGCGGGTCGGCGCCGAAGATCGCGCGGGCCAGCTCGGTGCGGCCCGCCCCGCGCAGCCCGGCGATGCCGAGCACCTCGCCGGCCCGCACCGAGAACGAGATGTCCGACAGCACCCCGGGCCGGGACAGCCCCTCGACCTGGAGCACGGGCTCGCCGATCTCGGCACCCGGTTCGCGGCTGCCGCGCACGAAGTCGCGGCCGACCATCTTCGAGACCAGCTCGTCGTGCGTGGTCTCGGCGATCGCCCCCTCGCCGGTCAGTTCGCCGTCCTTGAGCACCACGTACCGGTCGGCGAGGCCGAAGACCTCTTCCAGGCGGTGCGAGACGAAGATGACGCTCACGCCGCGCCGGGTCAGGTCGTGCACGAGCGCGAGCAGCCGGTCGACGTCCGCGCCGCCGAGCACGGCGGTCGGTTCGTCGAGGATCAGCACGCGGGCATCGCGGCGCAGCGCTTTCGCGATCTCGATCATCTGCTTGTCGGCGACGCTGAGCTCCCGCACCCGCTGGTCGGGTGAGACCGTCAGGCCCAGTTCGGCGAGCAGGGCGGCGGCCTCCCGGCGCGCGCCCCGCCAGTCGATGCGCCCGCGGCCGGGGTAGCGGTTGAACAGGAGGTTCTCGGTGACCGTGAGCTCGGGAAACAGGCTCAGTTCCTGGTAGACGGTCGCGATGCCGAGCGCCTCCGCGCCGGCCGGTCCACTGATCGCGGCCGGGCGGCCGTCGAGGAGGACCTCGCCCGCGTCCGGTGCGTGCGCGCCGGAGAGAATGCGGATGAGGGTGGACTTGCCGGCGCCGTTCTCTCCGATGAGGGCGAGCACCTCACCGGCTTGCAGGGAGAAGCCGACGTCGCGCAGGGCCTGCACCCCGTGGAAGGCCTTGCTCAGGCCGTGAACTTCCAGACGGTTCGACATTTATTCCACCCCCGGCCTCAGGGGGCGGACGACAGCGCTGTCCTCCGTGGATCTTGTCATGCGGATGAGCGTAAATTCTGCTCTGAAGCGCCAAAATAGGCCAGAATTATTTCTTTTTCGACAGAAATGAGGCTATGATCCGACCATGGGCTCGCTGTGGACCGAAGTCGGCATCCTGCTCGAAGAGCAGAGCCTGGCCCCCGACGCGCACGCCGCGCGAAGTGTCATCGCCCGTCTGATCGCGGACGGCACACAGGTCAGTCGCAGCCTGCTGGTGCGCGCCACGGGCCTGGCGCGCTCCACGGTGGACAAGCACCTCGAGGTGCTGCTCGACGCCGGGCTGATCGAGGACGCCGGGTTCGGCAAGCAGGACGCACGCGGCCGCCCGGCGCAGATGTTCCAGGTCAGCGCCGGCAAGGGCGTCGTACTCGTGGCCGAGGTGTCCACTCGCACCTCCCGGGTCGCGCTGACCACGCTGGACAAGGAGGTCGTAGGGCGGCGCGAGCTGAGGATCGACGTGGAAACAGGCCCCGAGGTGCTGCTGGCCGCGCTCGTCGAGCAGTTCCTCGCCCTGCTGGAGGAGAACGGGCTCACGAAGGAGGACGCGCTCGCGATTTCGGTCGGCCTGCCCGGGCCGGTCGACTCGCATCTGGGCATGGCCGTGCGGCCGCCGCTGATGCCCGGCTGGGACGGTTTCGGCGTGTGCCGATTCCTCGCCGAACGGCTCGGTTGCGACGTGGTCGTCGACAACGACGTGAACCTGATGACGCTGGGGGAGGCCAGGGCGCTGAAGGGTGCGCA
Proteins encoded in this region:
- a CDS encoding SDR family NAD(P)-dependent oxidoreductase encodes the protein MSGRFEGKVAFVTGAGRGQGRSHAMRLAAEGADVALVDLGRAGKVENPPYRTATIDDLEATQAEIRALGRRAEVFEVDVRDHDSLVWAANETAGRLGGIDYVIANAGITDGFHLTWELPPAHWQTMIDINLTGVFHTCHATVPRLIERGAGSALVLISSGVGIKPVPRLAHYVAAKMALRGLSASLAAELGPYGIRCNTVHPGGIDTEMTTAMVELNQVPREDLLAGFRAGQLLPGDLGIGDSTAAVLWLLSAEARMITGLELTVDAGESKK
- a CDS encoding GMC family oxidoreductase, giving the protein MTERFDAIVVGMGSSGGIIAEQLTKAGLRVLGLDKGPDYTQEDFLVKQDELRYYQRGAIVAGVDVDPVTWRAGENETPRVLPWSAGELGSDEPLYGLPSIGTGGGTLHWGAAAYRFRESDFRMRSAIAERFGKEALPEGSLADWPISYADLEPYYEKVEREQGISGRAADNPFGPPREHDYPMPPVTQGPGDVPFVEAARRLGLHPFRQPLAINSVEYRGRPACVNCGFCHGYPCHVKAKSTTQVTSVPAAKATGNLDLRPLSRVLRIHRSNDGSRVTGVTYVDGAGTTHEVRSDLVVLTAYALENVRLLLVSGINRDGQVGRNFMTHNFGWFTSILPEPTNPFLGTFNASSAVDDYTSELVPDNDLGVLWGSPIISVTGDLQPIEAYHLMDPRVPKWGLSLKHWLRDNYRHLHRMYSQTTNFPHPRHYCDLDPNVKDRWGQPALRITHDWEPHDANSVTLMGRYKEKIAREMGAKDYWMDEPRPPYHLSTHDVGVHRMGEDPATSVTNVYGEVHECRGLYAVGGGQFVSYGGYNPNQTIQALAYLSAEHLLEQA
- a CDS encoding gluconate 2-dehydrogenase subunit 3 family protein yields the protein MDHPLLFLNREEAAVLDALVEEILPGEEGSPGASEAGVVEYIDRSLAGFLRDLQPVYRAGLTALRELSGDVTFSDLDAGARREFVATLAESPDFAGRFFRIVREHTVQGYFGDPAYGGNRDLAGWKLVGFPGAQWGYSAEQMRPGVDSREIPLLTIKDLYARIGGGR
- a CDS encoding sugar phosphate isomerase/epimerase family protein; the encoded protein is MKISYNTWAYSSFFVWVPSYTLDETIKRIARLGYDGIEIGAAAPHAYPSHLSAGRRAQVKDLLDEHGLSLSSMLPAPSGGPGNNPASPIAEERRATIEHYKELAELTAQWGGKTLIYLPGWIIFGTSRRQALKWTRECLTEIADSIAHTGVTLVIEPTSHDTNLCESADDAIELMEDVNRDNVKLMFDTFHVLYRREVLSDYVHKMGENLKHIHIADSDRLPPGSGVGDFPSLVDALLDTGYDGYLTMETGFHRRGIEPDEDARTSIEYLRPLVEARAKARVGS
- a CDS encoding substrate-binding domain-containing protein, yielding MKARLAVLSLALLAAGCTTVPHEEISVTEELGDRLAPSVYCDAECQGQLVLHADPSTVRCSVGVSWNSTAFPYGAKTTQMFPDFARKFLPGMKVSVADAQGDAGAQVNQVSDMLAKGVEVLVISPQDTAALRGIVARATQSGVKVITADRQVDGDVSSYIGSDNIEAGVTDGKAVVQALGGHGGVVELSGSLGASPTITRGAGFRQGIAGSGVRIIATQTANYKRADGLKVMEDLLQRFPHGQIQAVYSHNDQMTFGALQAIREAGRQNEIKVFSVDGEADALKRISAGSLTATVGYPLVAKEAAIAAAKLCAGEPLAPRIKLESTLIDRANVEQFLGRPPQ
- a CDS encoding ABC transporter permease; translated protein: MAIEVGRMPALTPRVRRNWLPLLIAAVVIAVVAIAVPLFFQPTNLLNVGRQSAVVGVIAIGMTFVILTGGIDLSVGATLALTGVTTALFLDAGMVLPLAIVLSLLVGAGVGVLNGLGVARFGVQPFIMTLATMVAMQGLSLRLTNGGPKSFDNGDGFFTLMGSGDVLGIPGPFVIFLLVSVIGVLTLRYLPFGRFLYAIGGSLEAARLSGVRTSRTLVIAYAVSGLCAGLAGIMSAARLGVGDPTAGALSNLDAITAVVIGGTSLAGGIGGAVGTVFGALLLAVLANVLNLIGVSPFDQQIVKGAVILVAVLLAVQAVRRRKGGRS
- a CDS encoding sugar ABC transporter ATP-binding protein, translated to MSNRLEVHGLSKAFHGVQALRDVGFSLQAGEVLALIGENGAGKSTLIRILSGAHAPDAGEVLLDGRPAAISGPAGAEALGIATVYQELSLFPELTVTENLLFNRYPGRGRIDWRGARREAAALLAELGLTVSPDQRVRELSVADKQMIEIAKALRRDARVLILDEPTAVLGGADVDRLLALVHDLTRRGVSVIFVSHRLEEVFGLADRYVVLKDGELTGEGAIAETTHDELVSKMVGRDFVRGSREPGAEIGEPVLQVEGLSRPGVLSDISFSVRAGEVLGIAGLRGAGRTELARAIFGADPHTGTVRLHGEPVRITDPLQAIKAGIGLVPEERKTQGLVVGQSCATNISLVSLLKRGRRTVRPAADHAVARRYIEKLRIKTPGPLAPVGTLSGGNQQKVVLAKWLEAGVDLLILDEPTRGIDIGAKQEIYTLIRQLCAQGLAIVVISSELPEVLALSDRILVMHHGEVTAELPGGTATEEEIMSHAVGGR
- a CDS encoding ROK family transcriptional regulator produces the protein MGSLWTEVGILLEEQSLAPDAHAARSVIARLIADGTQVSRSLLVRATGLARSTVDKHLEVLLDAGLIEDAGFGKQDARGRPAQMFQVSAGKGVVLVAEVSTRTSRVALTTLDKEVVGRRELRIDVETGPEVLLAALVEQFLALLEENGLTKEDALAISVGLPGPVDSHLGMAVRPPLMPGWDGFGVCRFLAERLGCDVVVDNDVNLMTLGEARALKGAHLPLLLVHIGPGVGGGFVGENGRLLHGADGAAADIGHIRVPELPDALCRCGNRGCLEAIASTGAIAARLNVSEDDLLASVIRGEANTVSVVREVAIVVGRVIADLVNFCNPARIVLSGPIVQCTEEVLAQVRSVVYQQSRPLATRNLSLVHSSLGDEAGLIGGMVSAIEQVLSPRGIAYHTRPRDSPMLPLGL